Genomic segment of Citrus sinensis cultivar Valencia sweet orange chromosome 7, DVS_A1.0, whole genome shotgun sequence:
AACCAACCTCTGGAGTACAGGCAAGACATTCTCTAGGTACCAGTTAGCTGAAGCATGAACTGGTGCTGTCTTGATTCTGGTGGCACGAATAGCAGTGGCATAATACTCCCTTGTGCTCCAAGAAAACTCATTAGGAAGTTCTTTGACAATAGAAATATCATcttttaatacattaataaaGTGATCGACATCATATATATCCATGAAGGAACTGCAAGGGAAAATAAAGGAACATCAGAAAAATCTCTTCCTCAAGATCCAAGGAGATTTATACACAAAtagataagaaaaaagaaggtaAAGGTTACTTCTGGAAAGAATTACCTTGAATCCTGCCAAACAGGATTTACTTCAAGATATGGGATCACAAGTGTTGCATTCAGAATTTTTGTAACAGCAACTGCATCACATATCtacaaagaaaagaacttgaaaatcaTCACTTGTtatgaagaaaagaagaatcAGCGTTTGAGTGACGGCAAAATTTGTTCAAAAAGAATAGTAGAAATTTCATGATATAGCATCTTGGCACCACTAGATATTTAGGcaaattttaaacaataatcTTGAAGTACCTACCCCCATTCTCTGCTGGTTTAACCCTCCATCAAGAAATACCTGAATGTATCCTTGAGATTTCTGAGGTAATGCTGCTTCAAACAATGGATGAGTCCAtccaacaaaaattagaagcATGAACAAGAATAACCTTGGGAGAAAAGTAAGAAGGTAGAAGATACTTAAGCAAGAGAAAATAGAAACTCTTAAGTTCCATACTCTGCATGGCATCTATTGAAAATTACAGAAGAAACAACTTATGCGTAGTATTATTTCTTGCACTTACAAGGATTATTTGCAGATTGAGCACATGATCTCCATCCTTGGTTGGCCAAAGGTAGCCAGAGATCAGACTGCTTGGCATTTGCCTGAATAAAATACAAAGGAAATCAAACTGGGGTTTTACAACTTGCGAAACAGAAAGTTACAAAGAAAACATGGATTGTAGTGACAGATTGCTGCTTACACTTGGGCGCTGTAAAGCACTCTTGAACAGAGGTAAGTGCCTAGGCTTAGGAGCATTTGGTTCCTGcataacaaagaaaaacaatgaaaagCACAAATTATAGCATGATTACAGGTACTTTCCGATGCATACCAATTTCCCCATCTCAAACATTGCGTTCTACTTTGGAGGTTATCCAAATAGCATTACCAGCAAAAAGTACAAGCATGTGAACTTCTGTATGTCCATATGATTTCCAACAAGTATGAAGTGAAATGTTCATATTGCAAATGTTAAGAGCAAAAATACTACCCCATATAACCTTGCCTTGTTTTGCACCCACGAAGCAAGGTTCCACCTTCAATCTAACCCACTTATATGCAGAGACTCCCAGACGTCAATTGGTTTTGAGAAGGAAACTAGCTTCCAGTGTGATTCAATGTTGACTGCCATTGTTACCATCATGCAAGTTATCTTTGTCCATGTTTATAGCTGTCTACAATAAGTTCTGATTTATTCATAAACAAAACCCTTAAACTAGAATAGCATGAAGAAGTCAACAGTATAGAAAGACAAAATATACAACATTTGCATACAAAAGTTTGAGGCACATCTGCTCAATATAACGATACTCACTTTCTGGTGTTGCAAAGCACTCTTGAGCAGAGGCAGGTGCCTAGGTTTTGGACCATTCCATTCCTGCAGTAAACAAAtcaataactaaataaaagtaCTTTCCACAAAGGTTCGATTATACACTCACTGTACCAGATTAAATACAGCATATCCGTAAGCATGTATTGCTGCATATGAACTCATCTCAGTCTAAAAGTGGCATGTGACTTAAGTGAATGGAAAGCAATCCATGGGAATGTGCATATAGCTTTCCGCATAATAAGCTATCAATATCCCACAACAGATTTACCTTATTAAGGTCTATATGCAAAGATGTTTTACAAGGAATAAGaagcaattattttcaatcaatgCTGAGTTTTACCCAAATGACCTTATTGTCTTTTCCATCCCATGAGGACAGGGACCAATCTAACTCAGTGTTATCGAGGGAGTTCCAGAATCCAGATGCCTACAGGATTTTCTGAGGGAAAACAGTTTCCAAAGTGATGAAGTAATGGGTCTCATTATTGCTATCTTGGTCATCTTGATCTCAGTAAGCTGAGACTGGACCTAACAATAAACAAGCGCCTAATTTGGTATTCacataattaatcaatttgatGACAAATAAGGTTGCATCACCGACCATTTAAGCTAACAGCAGTCACTTCTTATCATCTTAGTTTCCAGATATGGAGAATAAATCTACGGCAACTGCAGggtttggaaaaaaaaaaaattcctccaGCTAAGGTCACTTAGGCAGTCTTCCAGATAACATTGAGCCACGCATGCCAAGCACCACTTCATAGAGAATAGTATTAAGAGCTCTGAGTCAAGCATAAAACTCATAAATCCCCCACATGAACCAGATTCACAGCAGACATAATAATCACCAAAACTTAACTCGCCACATTTTCTGactaatttgaaatttaactaCAAAAATGCACCAATTCCCCCGCCATTTGTCTTGACATTTGCTTATTTTTAGTAACTTTCACTACTCCTCCATTTTTTCCTCGTATCACTTCACTAGAAACTAATTAGACTGTAATCTTGCAATAAAAACGCAAACATCAATAGGAACATTATTTCCGAAACTCCAACAACGGgagaacaaaaaagaaaaaatgaaatgaaataaaacctTGATCGGGAACATtcaaataatgatgaaaaaaagaaaaaatatttctcatgaaaaaaataacaataattttgaaagaatgaaCATACCGAGAACATAGAAGGCGAGGCATGGCTTAATGGGCTGAACAAACTAGGCAATAAAACTGGAAAAAGAAGCACCAACAGCCCAGCAAGAGCTCCATTTCTTTGAGGCTGGTGGTAATCATTACTCTTGTACTGAAACTTCATTTTCTGAAAGCTCAGGGCCTCCCAGATCAAAATAACTTCGTCGCCCTATATATGAGTGATAGCGAAAACCAAACCAATAAccaagaaataagaaaaaaaaaaaagacaatcaATGGCAACAGCAAAAAGCAGCGGCCATTATCACATGTATCATCACTCCCTCCATCTATCTTTCTGTCAATGCTCTAAGGCATCTTCATATGGACACCTGTGAACCTCGACTTTGTGGTTTCCGTCATTTTCATGGGACCCAAGTGGGACAAACTAAGCTTAAAGATTTTGTACCGTTAAACTTGGGGTCACTTACTACagttttatcaaattttttttttctttttatttgccTATTTTCCAGGTTTCAgcttaatgttttttttagtTAGTGAACCTAATGCTTACCTCAGATTTTAATCCTATctagtatttttaaaaaattttattctgcttatattttaaaaaaatatttaatcttttttaatatttaagaaaaatttatttcatttatatttttttaaaaaattatttccacccagattaagaaaaaaaaaattaactttcacAATATAGTGTTGGGGTTTGGATTGTAACCATTAGCTTTAACCCAGTGGCTGGTTTCAGCTTTTAATGTTAAAAGCCGTTGAGGGAACGGAATCGGACTGTTTGGGTTCTGTGTTACTTTTTTCGATAAAGTTCATATGTTTTTTCACTTTGGTCCTGCACCGACACCTCGAAAAATTATATGAGAATGGTGGTGATGTTGTTGCAAGTATTTTGTGGGCCCTCCATTGAAACCGAAAAAGAGCATTGAAGAATCTGCTTTGCTCGAGGGATAAAGATGTTTGTTGATGCATGATTCCTGCAAAACAGTAATTGCGTGacaccaaaaagaagaaatatcttttttttttttttttttcttttcctctttttaaATGCTTCTAACTTTGTGATGAATACTGAAATCAAAATTGCTTGAGACATCTtataccccccccccccccccaaaaaaaaaaaaaaaaaaagaaattgattgagACATTGTGATGCTTATAATGGAGagataatttcattatttgctCGATAATTGATCAACGAAAAAGCAAGTGCCTTTGCATTTGTCTTCACGGCACGTCATGTTTTCTGATTCTATATTGGTCACGTGCGTCGGCATCTTCTTGTTGGTTTGTGGATAAATGATGTAAGTTAAACAAATCCGTGACCATTTATGgataaatattctttttcaaaacttttatgctttttttttcctcttcgGGCTGATTTAGGTGAAACTCTGTTCTCTTCattctctaaattttttaaagtttgtttgACATGCAATTAATCTAAATATTTCTTGTACTGATTTAATAGGTTGAGTTGAAGTCAAAGGTAATAatccaattgaaaaaaaatagtaataatgaGATATACAAATAGAAATAGTAACTAAACCATTAAATAACAAGATTTGCATTGatggataatatttttttccatatttGGAAAGTTCGCTATCAGTTGATTATCCattcgggaaaaaaaaaaatatatatatatatataaataaataaagagagagagagagacccACACACATGCACGTTGATTAATTTTGGATTCATATTTTGGGATGGCTCCCAATACATTTGtagatataatattaaaagaataataataaaaataaaagaagctATAGCAAAACTGATCATAAATTTGATTCCTTGtctagatttttcttcagaaaCTCATGAAAACCAAACCGATGGGCCACCAAGAGTAGGGGATAACGTCAACCTGTCCGAAATGATAGACTCACTTAAAACTGGGTTAAACAAAAACTAGATAAACCATTTAGACCCACCAAGAGTTCTTGTTGGGCTATTCAAATGAAGGCCCTGTTAGAATATGTGGATTGAGGGGACTATCATTGGGTTTTATGTATGTATAAGTTGGCCTTTTGCCATGGCCCcgtttaatataattttttaaataaaatttatttaaataaagttttataagtataattttttaaaaaattagttcttTGGTTgttttatagattttttattaaaattataaaattactttatattataaaaagaataaaataaaattgtcaaataagtaaataatattttaaaatttttaatattttaaatattcaacaTCTACTTCTAAAATCccgaaatttgaatttttattagtagagGCAAAATAGCTTCCTTTATCTTTAAAAGCTCTActataaaaacaacaaaaaaatttgaaaagagtttatgaaattaaataagcattCATTGTCATTAGATAAGACATACTCAATAGGTActaaatttcttataaaattcttttttaatttgaattatttaaataaacaaatataaatatactcttttttactttaaacaaaaatttaattaaataattaattaaaatgttcttttaacaatttcttatACCCACcccatttcataatttatatttatattttagattttaattgaaagtatttttttaataaaattttaagaattaagaattatggagatataaaattatataacaggaagaaaattatttaatattttaatatttgtatgcatttataaataacaagaagaaaattattttaatattttggaaagaaatttaatgacaaaataattaactttaatttatgagttagtattttataaattaagttgggatatttaaaagaataaaataaaaaaggggtGTTGTAAGAATTTTTTGTGGGTGCTAAAGGCTTCACTCTTTGTGTATTTGCGATAACCCACACCCTAATATACTACTCTATAATAATGAGATGCTTTGGGAAAACAATTCAGTGAAAAGAATGTTTCGAAAGGCCTTTAAACTTTAGTAGTCTGCAAAACTAAGTAAACTGAGGTTAGACGTGAAGCCGATAATGCCCGACAACCACACTCTATACCTCAAGTAAGATTTTATACAATAAAGTTGTGATCTCAAGTTCCAAAGAACCTtgaaactttaataataacGTTCTtgcttttatgttgaaaaagatGAATCTATTTTTAGACAGGAAGAAGTTATCTTTTCAAAGAAACCTTGAGCTTTATATTGGAGCGTGTCTTAAGGTTATTTTGTCCATTTGGACATATGATGTTTATTTATTGGCAGACATCCTTAAGTGgagttattttagttttctGGGGTCTTTTAATAGTGACATCCACAAGCTTTGAAGGTAAGAAAACCTCTAATCTCCTTTTGCCTCTATAGTTGGGCATGTGACAGGCTCTCAGTAGTGTGATACTGCTATTTTTTACAGGGCAGTAAAGGACAACTGACGTGAGTCTCTCTTATTGCTTTGCAACTTCGCTTAAAGAACCTTTATTCCTATTAGCTCCtattttttatcccaaaaacaaagattttttacttgttttcaTGATGATATATATTGTTAACATGTTAATATTGTTCATATGTTGGATCTAACAATCAAATGTTGGGCATATTTATCGAAACTATCCTTTTTTATGAGGGAGCTTATCTTTTAATCTCTGTGAGTTATCCAGACGTTACTTGACTTTTTTTTACCACATGTCATTAAGTTATTAGCCAATGTCAGCAATCAGATTTTCCCCTAAACACTCACCTATTATGGCTACCACCGTTAATGTTATTTTTGCCCACTCTTATTTCCTCACCGTGAGATAATTATAAcggggtgtgtgtgtgtacagtaagtaataataagatattagaaaattatcCCCAACTACATATCAAAAGTATAAATAATTGTCAGGAGTTTATAATAATGTCTTAGAATCATCtcagtttttagttttatatcaACCAACTACTTACTCTCTTAACTCCATTAGCcaccgttaaataatttaagttaaaagacTAAATTGCATTTAGATTCATCCAGAAGATAGAGCAATATTTTGACAGGTTCCAAGGacaaaataatcttttatcttatattttttaacagtAGCTAATAAAGTCGATAGAAAAGTGTCGGATTTGatataaaactaaaacttaAGATGATTCGAATTTATAGTGTCTACGTACACTTTTAATACTTTTAAAGTAGTTGAGAAATAATGTTTCTAATATAATACATAAGagttattatctaataaaagaTTCTTTTTGTAATATCTAATAGGGTTAATTCCGTCATGCCCCCAAATGTTTCAACAATGCTCACTCCACACCCAAATCCGTTATTTTGACCGTTTATTCTAATGGTCAAAGGGCAAATTTGGAAGTTCACgccctaaatattatttgatattatttgatgataataaattaaatttatttgataatttaattgatgggattattattaattacctttaaataaaatttttaatgtaaatattaattattaaattagcattttatctcattttattcttctctAACTCAAGATAAGGGGTGTTTtggatatttatttaaatttcaaatagctCCGTTAAACATAAATgtcaaattaatgaaattgggTGTGGAGTGAGCATTGTCAAAATATTTGGGTGCATGGcgaaaaatgttaaaatatttgggGGCTGGGTGGAAATAACCCTATCTAATAATACATcgttttaagttattaaaatacataataaactaaaaggcaactaaaacatatttttaaatataatatattttattatataatgtgcaaaaatacatacaattttttttttttgaacttatCACTTCCTTTAATACCTATGGAATCatttgttgaaaaattattcaataaatgtTGGCAATTACTGATGAGTTTGATATCTGATCGGCACATGGAAATGGGAATGGCTACTACTGATCaagtagtaaataaattaaataaattaggcgGTTAGATCGAAAGTGGTTGAGCAGCTTACCTGTCTCTTCTCACTTCGCACCCATCCCCATCTCCCTTAATTGCTGTCGTTTTAAATGGTCTAAATTTTCTCTGTTAATTGCTTCCCACTTTACaatctttcaattttcaatacaaAACAGATGGCGGGTTGTTTGTCGCTTCTCAGACGCCTGTACCTCACTGCCTACAACTGGACCGTCTTTGCCGGATGGCAAGTTCTCTCCCTCTTTGCGTTTTACGTTTCACGCATCCGCGTTTTGTTGTTTCACTAACAAATTAGTTTTTGCACTTAACAGGGCCCAGGTTTTGTACCTTGCTTTGAAGACTTTAAACGAGTCCGGCCACGAAAATGTCTACAAAGCCGTCGAAAGGCCTCTCCAGCTCGCCCAAACCGCCGCCGTTTTGGAGATTCTTCATGGTCTTCTAGGTCTGTTCTCTCCCCACTTCCCTTTTTCTCTAAACCAATTACCACTGATGtggtttattaattatttattatttacctgccaataattttttttttccaaacataataactcaattttaaatttggcattcttcttttgtttattgcAAAGGCTTGGTGAGATCTCCAATAACAGCTACACTGCCACAAATTAGCTCTAGATTGTATGTTACATGGGGCATTTTATGGAGTTTTCCTCAggtttattttaaattgtataagcttttattatgttatgaaattttattttactaaaaatgatagaaacatttaaattaactaattaaatgaTCAATCTTTTGGTTTGGCAGACTCAGAATCATATACTTGTTAGTTCATTGGTGATCAGCTGGTCCTTAACTGAGGTTAGTGATTCTCAATTTGTCATTTTAATCTGTTTACCCGTTGATTTATGTACTTTTCCTTGCGGGACATTTAATTACTAGCTACCCACTGCATGAACACCAAATCTTTGAaaatgttactgttcatgtaAGTAGGGTATGTATTATATGTATTGGTTGGATTTAGAaggaatatatttatattgatttaatGTGAAGCAGAAAACAGAGTAATTTGATATCAGGCAGTTATCCTTATCTTTAGGGAATCTGCTTCAACCATTAGTTTTGGTTGTTATGGCTCTTGGAGTCTCCTCAGTGCAATAAATTTCTTGACATGAGATAtctaaaattcttaataatttttgggaaGTTTGTGGgtgttataaattatatagtataccatttttaattttttatatgactTTCTTTGATATGTGAAGTTCTCTTTCATCTTTTTTATACTGGATTtatatttcttctgtttttgGAGAATCGTTTCTTTTGAGAAAAGCTTGTTATCGTGCCCTTTGTTTGTTAATGAAGTACTTTTTATGCTTTAGCAGGTAGGCAAAATCTTATGTTatgtttattcttaatttgctTGACAATTGAAGATGTGTGCAGCTCAATCAAAACAACTTGTAATATTGAGAACCATCGGTCTAAGCAACTTAGCTTTTTTGTGAAGTTGTGTATAAAAAGTCAGAACTGTAATATTCACGACACATGTTTTCATTGGGGGATTGGATCCTATGTTTATTGGtatttgttgattttatgATTGTTCATGTTGGTTTCTGTGTTAAGTTTTATGGACCAGATTAGAGTGGGAACtgatttttaattgcttttaatTTCAGATTATTCGCTACTCTTTCTTTGGCATGAAGGAGGCACTTGGTTTTGCACCTTCATGGCTCTTGTGGCTGAGGTATAAGCTGAGTTTCTGTTCTCAGGATGGCTATGGAAGTGATTGAGTCATTTGTGATTATGCGATTAAATAGTTAATAATGCTATGCAGGTATAGCACATTTTTGCTGTTGTATCCATCTGGCATTACGAGTGAAGTTGGTCTTATTTACACTGCCCTTccatacataaaagtaaagattTCTTCtctactaatttttttcataccAGAATTATAGTTCTTTATGTACTCATTGCCTCTGTCTAACTGCCATGAAGTTGTTTGCTTTCCTAAAAATTATAGATCAATCAGTGTGGAATGTAGCAAAAATGTTGTTAGCTGAGTTTTCACTTAAAACATTGTTGATTAGATGGCATGTCTGTCTTTCAATGGTGAAATTTATGGAAATTCTTCTCTCTTCGGCTTTTTGTTGTTTGTCCTTGTTAATCCTACAACAGGTAGACATAAAAGTGCATCTTTCCATCTTGCTAATGTATCCTATAAAAGTATTTCATCTTGATAAAGTTGTGGCACTTTTTCATATGCTTGCAATATGATCTTATAAACCAAGTTTTGCAGGAATCCGAGAAGTATTGTCTTAGAATGCCAAACAAATGGAATTTCTCTTTTGACTACTTCTACGCTGCAATTCTTGTGCTTGGATTCTATGTGCCAGGCATGAACTCGACATTCTTCTTCTGTGTAATTTATTTAGTCAATTTCCTCTCATTGATATGCATTTTTCCTAATCGATTTCGTGGCATTATCATATGCAGGTAGTCCTcatatgtatacatatatgCTTGGGCAGAGGAAGAAAGCCCTTTCGAAAtcaaaaaaagagtaaaatggTTGTAATCATTTTTAACTGCAATGTCTATCAGTGTATCCTATCAAAGATCTTGATAGaacttttgtttgtttataataattacCCTAACCATTTCCTCCAAACTTTGGACGTGCAATTTTAGCGGACTTCCTACAATTTTTTCTCTGTGCAAAGCAAAGCCTTGTACGGCTTTGTGCAATTCATACGGGTTTAAGAGGTAAagaaaagcaaattaaaaatactctGTCCAATCATATCCTTCAACTAAACGATTGTCTTcaaagaagggggaaaaaaaaagtataatttCGAAAAACACAGAAAAATACTAGTGGTACAAGTCCGTTGTTTCTTGCTGACGTTAATAACTAGGAAAGTGCCGTTATCTTGTATGATTTATAAACGGTAGACTTATTTActttcaaaaaaatgaaagctggTAATGATTTTTGAATTCGAAAGTGAGCTCCGTGTGTGCGTTTTCAAATAAAAGGAgatcaatcaatcaattaaattttgataatacaaaaaccacataaaaaaaaagagctatTTTCTTCCGCGATAGTAGTGTTAAAAGTCACGTCTTATTAGCGATTTAAAGTATTCTCTCTTTTATATCACGTTGTGATTTTACCGTTCCAATTTACTTTCAAGTCTTTCATTGAGTACGCAAAATTACGATTTCATTTTATGAACAATGTCAGCGGACTgttttttacttaatgaaAGAGGTTATCATCAACAGTAACATAGTGTCAAGCTCAAGGGATTAATTATCATTACTAATATCATACTTGAACAAATGTAGATGTCACATTACATCGCATTAGTCTGAggtacatatttttaattaaccgTGAGTACAGAGTAAAGCCGAGGTTGGATTCAGATTCCATTACTACAATTAATACTTACCAAAATAAAAGACCATATAAATTCATCTTTAATTGATGAAGCGAACACCTGGGGTCTACTTATTATTAGCCAGCATATGGTAAGCTGCAAAAAAATGCAACACTTAAGCTCAACAAACAATTTCAACTACTTGCACGATGAGTTTTTGAAGTAAAGCTGAAACAAATGATCAAGTAATTTTTCAGAAAACTATGAGCGAATTTCACTCACCCCAGCTTGAGGGAGGTGTCTGAGCTTTCAGATTCAGGTGGAGGCGCGTTTGATGAAttgcatatattattaacagaCTCTGAGGACTGGCCTTCTTCACCGTATGCATTTGATACCTCCGCCACCTTCAGttaaaattctcattattAACAAAAGTAGAAGCATGCAACAAATAACAAGAGTGAAAGAGAAGATGAGTGTCTGCATACTTGCTGTCTTAATCGCTCATTCTCCTCCATCAATAACTTTCCCTGCATATATATTTCATCAATTCTGAATCAAAGAATATTTCAAGCAATCATGACCAACAGAAGCTCaatgaacaaaagaattttgtaaaatacaaAAGATTTCTAACCCTTCTTTGGAGTTCATTAATCTCCTTTGTAATCTTTTCTTCCTGAAAAGTATAAAACATTACTACATTAAGATTCATGACCAAATGATGAAATTAGAGACCAACACTGCATTTCTAGTTCAAACTTCAAACCTTCTTTTCTATCACTCGTCCCAATCCAACTTCAAGAGACCTTTCAAGCCTCTGCAATTCTTCTAAACTTAATCCATGGATCTCCTCACCTCTCATTTGCCTGTTTTTATATGGGGCATTATACCTCGATAGGCACATTACAACAAATCAATCAATGCAGAAAACAGCCTAACATTAAATTTACACATACCTCAGCAGATGGCTTTTTTCGGCAGCTTCCTTGAACAACATGGAGTAGTTGTTGTTCTCCAACAGCTACATTAATTAACATAGATACCGTATTAGTAAACAAGGAAGAATAGGGTGCGATAACTGAACATTGAAcattataaatacaaatttcatattaaaatgATGGGGTTGTTTTGAGATATATTAATGGTACCATATGATAATACAGAAACTTGTAAGTCTTCTACGGCAAAAACAAATTGCAAGAATGTCAGCAAATGAAAACAACATAAGTTGAAAAGAACATGGATTGTCATCAAAGATTTAACGCAAATTGAATATCAAAATGATGGG
This window contains:
- the LOC102610324 gene encoding very-long-chain (3R)-3-hydroxyacyl-CoA dehydratase PASTICCINO 2A, whose protein sequence is MAGCLSLLRRLYLTAYNWTVFAGWAQVLYLALKTLNESGHENVYKAVERPLQLAQTAAVLEILHGLLGLVRSPITATLPQISSRLYVTWGILWSFPQTQNHILVSSLVISWSLTEIIRYSFFGMKEALGFAPSWLLWLRYSTFLLLYPSGITSEVGLIYTALPYIKESEKYCLRMPNKWNFSFDYFYAAILVLGFYVPGSPHMYTYMLGQRKKALSKSKKE
- the LOC102609601 gene encoding MADS-box protein JOINTLESS, whose amino-acid sequence is MAREKIQIKKIDNATARQVTFSKRRRGIFKKAEELSVLCDADVALIIFSATGKLFEYSSSSMKEILEKHRVHSKNLERVDQPSVELQLLENNNYSMLFKEAAEKSHLLRQMRGEEIHGLSLEELQRLERSLEVGLGRVIEKKEEKITKEINELQRRGKLLMEENERLRQQVAEVSNAYGEEGQSSESVNNICNSSNAPPPESESSDTSLKLGLPYAG